The following proteins are encoded in a genomic region of Micrococcaceae bacterium Sec5.8:
- a CDS encoding ABC transporter ATP-binding protein, producing the protein MLWKLLLEYLRPQRRLLLAVVVFQLAQSIASLYLPTLNADIIDQGVARGDTDYILRTGGVMLLVTLLQIICAIAAVYFGAKAAMALGRDVRGAIFSRVAAFSEQEVTRFGAPSLITRSTNDVQQVQQLVLMSATLMVTAPMLSVGGVIMAIRQDVQLSWLIAVSVPVLLVAVGLIIIRMVPLFRLMQTRIDTVNRVLREQLTGIRVVRAFVREDIETARFARANEDVTDTALRTGRLMALAFPAVMLVLNVSSVAVIWFGAFRIQDGSMQVGTMIAFLSYLMQILMSVMMATFMAIMIPRAAVSADRIGQVLGTESSVRPPEHPLDFSGRTGRGELEMRDVGFAYPGAEQPVLAGISFTARAGQTTAIIGATGSGKTTLVNLMPRLFDATSGAVRIDGVDVRELHPDLLWGHIGLVPQKPYLFSGTVRSNLLYGKPDATEDELWQALAIAQAEDFVREMEGGLDAPISQGGTNVSGGQRQRIAIARALVKRPELYIFDDSFSSLDTATDARLRQALQRHTAGATLVIIAQRVSSIVDADQILVLDDGRIVAHGTHEELLEASETYQEIVNSQLAAEEAA; encoded by the coding sequence ATGCTCTGGAAACTGCTCCTCGAATACCTGAGGCCGCAGCGGCGGTTGCTGCTCGCCGTCGTCGTCTTCCAGCTGGCGCAATCCATCGCCTCGCTGTACCTGCCCACCCTGAACGCGGACATCATCGACCAGGGCGTGGCGCGGGGGGACACGGACTACATCCTGCGCACCGGCGGCGTGATGCTGCTGGTGACCCTGCTGCAAATCATCTGCGCCATCGCCGCCGTGTACTTTGGCGCGAAGGCCGCGATGGCGCTGGGCCGGGACGTGCGCGGCGCGATCTTCAGCCGGGTGGCGGCCTTCTCCGAACAGGAAGTAACCCGCTTTGGCGCGCCCAGCCTGATCACCCGCTCCACCAACGACGTGCAGCAAGTCCAGCAGCTGGTGCTCATGTCCGCCACGCTCATGGTCACCGCGCCCATGCTCAGCGTCGGCGGGGTGATCATGGCGATCCGGCAGGACGTGCAGCTGTCCTGGCTGATCGCTGTCAGCGTTCCGGTGCTGCTGGTGGCGGTGGGGCTGATCATCATCCGGATGGTGCCGCTGTTCCGGCTCATGCAGACCCGGATCGACACCGTGAACCGGGTGCTCCGCGAACAGCTCACCGGCATCCGCGTGGTCCGCGCCTTCGTTCGCGAGGACATCGAAACCGCCCGGTTTGCCCGGGCCAACGAGGACGTCACGGACACCGCCCTGCGCACCGGCCGGCTGATGGCCCTCGCCTTCCCCGCCGTCATGCTGGTGCTGAACGTCTCGTCCGTTGCGGTGATCTGGTTCGGCGCGTTCCGGATCCAGGACGGGTCCATGCAGGTGGGCACCATGATCGCGTTTCTGAGCTACCTTATGCAGATTCTGATGTCCGTCATGATGGCCACCTTCATGGCCATCATGATCCCCCGCGCCGCCGTCTCCGCCGACCGGATCGGCCAGGTGCTGGGCACGGAATCCAGCGTCCGGCCGCCGGAGCACCCGCTGGACTTCTCCGGCCGGACCGGCCGCGGCGAACTCGAAATGCGCGACGTCGGATTCGCCTACCCGGGTGCCGAGCAGCCAGTCCTCGCCGGCATCAGCTTCACCGCCCGCGCCGGGCAGACCACGGCGATCATCGGTGCCACCGGCTCCGGTAAGACCACCCTGGTGAACCTCATGCCGCGCCTGTTCGACGCCACCTCCGGTGCGGTGCGGATCGACGGCGTGGACGTCCGGGAACTGCATCCGGATCTGCTCTGGGGCCACATCGGCCTGGTCCCGCAAAAGCCCTACCTGTTCTCCGGCACGGTCCGCAGCAACCTGCTCTACGGCAAACCCGACGCCACCGAGGACGAACTCTGGCAGGCGCTCGCCATTGCCCAGGCCGAGGACTTCGTCCGGGAAATGGAGGGCGGACTCGACGCGCCCATTTCCCAGGGTGGCACCAACGTCTCCGGCGGGCAGCGGCAGCGGATCGCGATCGCCCGTGCCCTGGTGAAACGGCCCGAACTCTACATCTTTGACGACTCGTTCTCCTCGCTGGACACCGCCACGGATGCCCGGCTCCGGCAAGCACTGCAGCGGCACACGGCCGGCGCCACCCTGGTGATCATCGCCCAGCGGGTGTCCAGCATCGTGGATGCGGACCAGATCCTGGTGCTCGACGACGGCAGGATCGTGGCGCACGGCACGCACGAGGAGCTGTTGGAGGCCTCGGAGACGTACCAGGAGATTGTGAATTCCCAGCTCGCAGCGGAGGAAGCGGCATGA
- a CDS encoding DUF808 domain-containing protein, which yields MSGGLVALLDDIAALARIAAASVDDVAAGAAKAGAKAAGVVIDDAAVTPQYVSGADPSRELPMIKRIFWGSLRNKLLIILPALLIISAFIPGVIPFILMLGGTYLCYEGAEKVWHKLRGHHEADEETPAVDRGPEAEAKVTKGAITTDFILSCEIMVIAMNEVSAESLWVRAVILVVVALVITVAVYGAVALIVKMDDIGLHLTTKESAGSQRFGELLVKGMPAVLSAITLIGTIAMLWVGGHIMLQGAYDLGWHLLYDLVHALEAPFAGIPVVGGFLAWLVNTLCSAVLGLAWGLVVLAILHPLLKVLPFGKKEDGHDEGDVRAAVD from the coding sequence GTGAGCGGCGGTCTCGTTGCCCTGCTGGACGACATCGCAGCCCTGGCCCGGATTGCGGCCGCCTCGGTGGACGATGTCGCAGCCGGAGCGGCCAAGGCGGGGGCCAAGGCCGCGGGCGTGGTCATTGACGACGCCGCCGTCACGCCGCAGTACGTGTCCGGGGCGGACCCGTCCCGCGAGCTGCCGATGATCAAGCGGATCTTCTGGGGCTCGCTGCGAAACAAACTTTTGATCATCCTGCCGGCGCTGCTGATCATCAGCGCCTTCATCCCGGGGGTCATTCCGTTCATCCTTATGCTGGGCGGCACCTACCTCTGCTATGAGGGTGCCGAGAAAGTCTGGCACAAGCTCCGCGGCCACCACGAGGCCGATGAAGAGACGCCGGCGGTCGACCGGGGCCCGGAGGCGGAGGCCAAGGTCACCAAGGGCGCGATCACTACGGACTTCATCCTCTCCTGCGAGATCATGGTCATCGCGATGAACGAGGTGTCCGCCGAGTCACTGTGGGTCCGGGCGGTCATCCTGGTGGTTGTGGCGCTCGTGATCACCGTGGCCGTGTACGGCGCCGTCGCACTTATCGTCAAAATGGACGACATCGGCCTGCACCTGACCACCAAGGAGTCCGCGGGCTCCCAGCGCTTCGGCGAACTGCTCGTCAAGGGGATGCCCGCCGTGCTGTCCGCCATCACCCTGATCGGGACGATCGCCATGCTGTGGGTGGGCGGTCACATCATGCTGCAGGGGGCCTACGACCTCGGCTGGCATCTGCTGTACGACCTGGTCCATGCCCTCGAAGCTCCTTTCGCCGGGATTCCGGTGGTGGGCGGCTTCCTGGCCTGGCTCGTGAACACCCTGTGCTCGGCCGTCCTTGGTCTCGCCTGGGGCCTCGTCGTCCTGGCTATCCTGCACCCGCTGCTCAAAGTACTGCCGTTCGGCAAGAAGGAGGACGGGCACGACGAGGGCGACGTCCGCGCCGCCGTCGATTGA
- a CDS encoding ABC transporter ATP-binding protein, with amino-acid sequence MSAPHRAGPQAAADGQARGGAGAPGGAPAVERIPRPRGGPGHGGPFAGMNVPAEKAMNFVPSAKRLLGQLRPERLWLILVLALAVVSVAFSVIGPRLLGEGTNLIFAGVVSKQLPAGVSKEQLITQLRAAGEGQKADMLSAMTLTPGIGIDFAALSNVLLWALVLYVLASAFSWVQAYVLNGVVQRTVFRLRERIEAKINRLPLRYFDSVQRGELLSRVTNDVDNISQSLQQSISQAVTSLLTVLGVLVMMFILSPTLALIALVTIPLTLVTTALIAKRSQKLFVAQWKHTGELNGQIEETYTGHALVKVFGRQREVEERFRQKNAELYQASFGAQFISGLIMPAMTFIGNLVYVGIAVVGGLQVASGAMQLGDVQAFIQYARQFTQPLAQLGSMANLLQSGVASAERVFELLDTEEQSADPVPGTAPESKRGRLVFEDVSFAYTPDKPLISELSLVAEPGQTVAIVGPTGAGKTTLVNLMMRFYELDAGKITLDGVDVTAMTRNELRSRMGMVLQDTWLFGGTIRDNIAYGRPGASEAEILEAAKATYVDRFVRSLPEGYDTVLDDEGANVSAGEKQLLTIARAFLARPSVLILDEATSSVDTRTEVLVQKAMSALRSDRTSFVIAHRLSTIRDADLILVMEAGQIVEQGNHASLLEAGGAYAALYAAQFAAPVAEV; translated from the coding sequence ATGAGCGCTCCGCACCGCGCCGGCCCGCAGGCCGCAGCCGACGGGCAGGCCCGCGGCGGGGCCGGGGCACCCGGCGGGGCTCCCGCCGTCGAACGTATTCCCCGTCCGCGCGGCGGCCCCGGCCACGGCGGACCGTTCGCGGGGATGAACGTGCCCGCGGAAAAGGCGATGAACTTCGTCCCGTCCGCCAAACGGCTGCTGGGCCAGCTCCGGCCAGAGCGGCTCTGGCTGATACTGGTCCTGGCGCTCGCGGTGGTGAGCGTGGCGTTCTCCGTGATCGGGCCGCGGCTGCTCGGTGAGGGCACCAACCTGATCTTCGCCGGCGTCGTGTCCAAACAGCTCCCCGCCGGGGTGAGCAAGGAGCAGCTGATCACCCAGCTGCGCGCCGCCGGGGAGGGCCAGAAAGCGGACATGCTCAGCGCCATGACGCTGACGCCGGGCATCGGAATCGACTTCGCCGCGCTGTCCAACGTGCTGTTGTGGGCTTTGGTGCTGTACGTGCTGGCGTCGGCGTTCAGCTGGGTGCAGGCGTACGTGCTCAACGGCGTGGTGCAGCGCACCGTGTTCCGGCTGCGTGAGCGGATCGAGGCCAAAATCAACCGGCTCCCGCTGCGCTACTTTGACTCGGTGCAGCGCGGTGAGCTGCTCAGCCGGGTCACCAACGACGTCGACAACATTTCCCAGAGCCTGCAGCAGTCCATCAGCCAGGCAGTCACGTCGCTGCTGACCGTGCTGGGGGTGCTGGTGATGATGTTCATCCTCTCGCCCACGCTGGCGCTGATTGCGCTGGTCACCATTCCGCTGACGCTGGTGACCACCGCGCTGATCGCCAAGCGCTCGCAGAAGCTGTTCGTGGCGCAGTGGAAGCACACCGGGGAACTAAACGGCCAGATCGAGGAGACCTACACCGGGCATGCGCTGGTGAAGGTGTTCGGCCGGCAGCGTGAGGTGGAGGAGCGGTTCCGGCAGAAGAACGCGGAGCTGTACCAGGCCAGCTTCGGCGCGCAGTTCATTTCCGGGCTGATCATGCCGGCCATGACGTTCATCGGGAACCTTGTCTATGTGGGGATCGCCGTGGTGGGCGGGCTGCAGGTGGCGTCCGGGGCCATGCAGCTTGGCGATGTGCAGGCGTTCATCCAGTACGCGCGCCAGTTCACCCAGCCGCTGGCCCAGCTGGGCTCGATGGCGAACCTGCTGCAGTCCGGGGTGGCCTCGGCCGAGCGGGTGTTCGAGCTGTTGGACACCGAAGAGCAGTCGGCCGATCCTGTTCCCGGGACCGCGCCGGAGTCCAAGCGCGGACGGCTGGTGTTCGAGGACGTGTCCTTTGCCTACACGCCGGACAAGCCGCTGATCTCCGAGCTGAGCCTTGTGGCCGAGCCCGGGCAGACCGTGGCGATTGTCGGTCCGACCGGGGCCGGGAAGACCACGCTGGTGAACCTGATGATGCGGTTCTACGAACTCGACGCCGGGAAAATCACGCTCGACGGCGTTGACGTCACCGCGATGACCCGCAACGAGCTGCGCTCGCGGATGGGCATGGTGCTGCAGGATACGTGGCTGTTCGGCGGCACCATCCGGGACAACATCGCCTACGGCCGGCCCGGTGCTTCCGAGGCAGAGATCCTTGAGGCGGCGAAGGCGACGTACGTGGACCGGTTCGTCCGGTCCCTGCCGGAGGGATACGACACCGTGCTCGACGACGAGGGCGCCAACGTGTCCGCGGGGGAGAAGCAGCTGCTGACGATTGCCCGGGCGTTCCTGGCCCGGCCGTCGGTGCTGATCCTGGACGAGGCCACCAGCTCGGTGGACACCCGCACTGAGGTGCTGGTGCAAAAGGCCATGAGTGCGCTGCGCTCGGACCGGACCAGCTTCGTCATCGCGCACCGGCTCTCCACCATCCGCGACGCCGACCTCATCCTGGTGATGGAGGCCGGGCAGATCGTGGAGCAGGGCAATCACGCGTCCTTGTTGGAGGCCGGCGGGGCGTATGCCGCGCTGTACGCGGCGCAGTTCGCGGCGCCGGTGGCGGAGGTTTAA
- a CDS encoding CAP domain-containing protein, with the protein MKLRSTRATAVVFGLLLSLSGGLLGASASTAAPVKAGMPSSAYSDTFAKKTHNLINAERAKVGARPLAWNQRIANVSQDWANRLGVATKDPGFDFGRIHRPDAGGSLIPSGATMYREIVGFNSTPEQIVAWWMGSPSHKAAMLDSRLTADGIGYVVPTSGPYRGWHLVVSNLAAYSTTVSPAAPAKAPLSPIAAKAASYRGGLGRATSAEVAGLKNRGSYQCYAVGCILYSPASGARLTKGAIRSAWAKTGFENGLLGYPVTDEVTGLRSGGVYQNYQNGAIIWSPRTGGFVSFGGIRSLWAKTGFENGRLGYPTSNEYVTGRGGAVAQNYQGGVIRWSPTGSRVTYK; encoded by the coding sequence ATGAAATTACGTTCTACCCGCGCGACCGCAGTGGTTTTCGGTCTCCTGCTCTCACTGTCCGGCGGCCTCCTCGGCGCTAGCGCCTCCACTGCAGCACCGGTCAAAGCCGGGATGCCGTCATCCGCCTACTCGGACACCTTCGCGAAGAAGACCCACAATCTTATCAATGCCGAACGCGCCAAAGTTGGTGCCCGGCCGCTGGCCTGGAACCAGCGGATCGCTAACGTATCGCAGGACTGGGCGAACCGTCTCGGAGTCGCTACCAAGGACCCCGGATTCGACTTTGGCAGAATCCACCGTCCGGACGCCGGCGGCTCCCTGATACCTTCCGGCGCCACAATGTACCGCGAGATTGTGGGCTTCAACTCCACCCCGGAGCAGATCGTCGCCTGGTGGATGGGCTCCCCCTCGCACAAGGCTGCAATGCTGGATTCACGACTCACTGCTGACGGGATCGGCTACGTTGTCCCGACCTCCGGGCCGTACCGGGGCTGGCACCTGGTGGTTTCCAACCTGGCAGCCTACTCGACGACGGTCAGCCCGGCCGCCCCGGCCAAGGCGCCTCTCTCCCCCATAGCGGCCAAGGCCGCCTCGTACCGCGGCGGTCTGGGCCGCGCCACCAGCGCAGAAGTTGCCGGGCTCAAAAACCGCGGCTCCTACCAGTGCTACGCGGTCGGTTGCATCCTGTACTCACCGGCCAGCGGCGCCCGGCTGACAAAGGGCGCCATCCGCTCGGCGTGGGCTAAGACGGGTTTCGAGAACGGTCTCCTCGGCTACCCCGTCACCGACGAGGTCACCGGGCTCCGGAGCGGCGGCGTATACCAGAACTACCAGAACGGGGCCATCATCTGGTCCCCCAGAACAGGCGGCTTTGTTTCCTTCGGCGGGATCCGCTCCCTGTGGGCTAAGACCGGTTTCGAAAACGGCCGGCTCGGATACCCAACCAGCAACGAGTACGTTACCGGCCGGGGAGGAGCCGTCGCCCAAAATTACCAGGGCGGCGTAATCCGCTGGAGTCCAACCGGCTCGCGGGTCACCTACAAATAG
- a CDS encoding DUF222 domain-containing protein, with the protein MEDRAVADTLEAMEASLAVMAAFVDRPASTGASADANPIQDEADACLDGLAEVARTEARLAALKIHFATGYARASATMAGRSVSPSERIARQMAVTAEVACVLTVSERAAAALLAESADLATRLPRTRSALQAGTISWQHARVMCDESAGLDQDAAAALEAHFLDPEDPSAARGCPAGELVPGRFRAKARKWREVHHPVSIEERHRKSAMDRRLEYAPDRDGMAWLSMYVTADAAVGVWSRATEAARALQCPDESRTLTQLRADVAVDWLLAGVAEGTPSPTAQVLVTVPVLSLLGVTSEPAALDAYGPVPPSMARRLVGDGAGSFLRVLTDPRSGAPLEIGRTSYRVPKAMRQWLRLRDGRCPFPGCNNHSLDNEADHVLAWSEGGGTGVSNLGQPCRRHHRLRHTTAWTPVDATRDHPPGWKSPAGRSYASEQQDWEPPLLPMNLGKAGDSPEMEPPDPELEPPDWPEVDANAVGPGEAGPPTPPEPSDWALRIAG; encoded by the coding sequence ATGGAAGATAGAGCGGTCGCCGACACGTTGGAAGCCATGGAGGCTTCCCTCGCGGTGATGGCTGCATTCGTCGACCGCCCGGCGTCGACCGGGGCCTCGGCCGACGCGAACCCAATTCAGGACGAAGCGGACGCGTGCCTGGACGGATTGGCTGAGGTTGCGCGCACGGAAGCCAGGCTGGCCGCGCTGAAGATACATTTCGCCACGGGATACGCTCGCGCTTCGGCAACGATGGCTGGCCGGTCCGTGTCGCCGTCGGAGCGCATCGCCCGGCAAATGGCGGTCACGGCAGAGGTTGCCTGCGTATTGACTGTGAGCGAAAGAGCGGCGGCGGCGCTCCTGGCCGAGTCGGCCGACCTGGCCACCAGATTGCCACGGACGCGGTCGGCGCTGCAGGCAGGTACTATCTCGTGGCAACACGCACGCGTGATGTGTGATGAATCCGCAGGCCTGGACCAGGACGCGGCTGCTGCCCTGGAAGCTCATTTCCTGGACCCCGAAGACCCCTCCGCCGCGCGCGGCTGCCCGGCGGGAGAACTGGTTCCCGGAAGATTTCGGGCCAAAGCCCGCAAATGGCGTGAGGTGCACCATCCTGTCAGCATCGAAGAGCGCCACCGAAAAAGCGCGATGGACCGTCGGCTGGAATACGCGCCGGACCGGGACGGTATGGCCTGGCTCTCGATGTATGTGACTGCGGATGCGGCGGTGGGCGTGTGGTCCCGTGCGACGGAAGCCGCCCGTGCTTTGCAGTGTCCGGATGAATCCCGGACACTGACCCAGCTCCGGGCGGACGTCGCCGTCGACTGGCTGCTGGCGGGGGTGGCGGAAGGAACTCCATCACCGACGGCGCAGGTCTTGGTGACGGTGCCTGTGCTCTCTCTTCTGGGCGTCACGTCGGAACCGGCAGCGCTGGACGCGTACGGTCCTGTTCCGCCGTCCATGGCCCGGCGGCTGGTGGGGGACGGTGCCGGATCGTTCCTCCGGGTACTGACCGATCCGCGCAGCGGGGCTCCGTTGGAGATCGGACGGACCAGTTACCGGGTGCCGAAAGCGATGCGCCAGTGGTTGCGGCTTCGGGACGGCCGATGCCCGTTTCCCGGCTGCAACAACCACTCCCTGGACAACGAAGCGGACCATGTGTTGGCTTGGTCCGAGGGAGGCGGCACCGGCGTCAGCAACCTGGGCCAACCCTGCCGACGGCACCACCGCCTCAGACACACCACAGCGTGGACGCCCGTCGACGCCACCAGGGACCATCCACCCGGATGGAAGTCACCCGCGGGACGCTCGTATGCCAGCGAACAGCAAGACTGGGAGCCGCCATTGTTGCCGATGAACCTCGGCAAAGCGGGCGACTCCCCGGAAATGGAACCGCCTGACCCGGAATTGGAGCCGCCTGACTGGCCCGAGGTCGATGCCAATGCTGTCGGTCCCGGCGAGGCCGGCCCGCCAACCCCGCCAGAACCTTCCGACTGGGCACTCCGCATTGCGGGGTAG
- a CDS encoding 2-hydroxyacid dehydrogenase, with amino-acid sequence MPSTIIVSLPDAGLREYLQPHPGVTILEWDLTGDPPRPRLDIVVPPYLGGPAVLRGLEAVETALVQSQLIGYDGVDEFLPAGRVYANAATVHETSTAELALALVLASQRELPRLLHNQQDGRWEARPTASLADQRVLIVGYGGVGKAIEDRLLPFETTVTRVARTARTDARGPVHGIDELHSLLPEHGIVIVVVPLSDATRHLIDDAFLAAMPDGALLVNMARGPVADTAALVKHTAAGRIRAALDVTDPEPLPQDHPLWTTPGVIISPHVGGASAAMRPRMGKLLQRQIELMLAGEPPVNVVLGG; translated from the coding sequence ATGCCGAGTACAATCATTGTCAGCCTGCCGGACGCCGGCCTGCGGGAGTACCTTCAGCCCCACCCCGGCGTCACCATCCTCGAATGGGACCTGACCGGTGACCCGCCCCGGCCCCGCCTCGACATCGTGGTTCCGCCCTACCTGGGCGGACCGGCCGTCCTGCGCGGTCTGGAAGCCGTGGAAACCGCGCTGGTGCAGAGCCAGTTGATCGGGTACGACGGCGTGGATGAGTTCCTGCCCGCCGGCCGGGTCTACGCCAACGCCGCCACCGTCCACGAAACCTCCACCGCCGAACTGGCCCTCGCTCTGGTCCTCGCCAGCCAGCGCGAGCTCCCGCGGCTGCTGCACAACCAGCAGGACGGACGCTGGGAGGCCCGCCCCACCGCCAGCCTCGCGGACCAGCGCGTGCTGATCGTGGGCTATGGCGGCGTCGGCAAAGCCATCGAGGACCGGCTGCTGCCGTTCGAAACCACCGTGACCCGGGTGGCCCGCACGGCACGGACCGATGCCCGCGGCCCCGTCCACGGCATCGACGAACTGCACAGCCTGCTCCCGGAACACGGTATCGTGATCGTGGTGGTGCCGCTCAGCGACGCCACCCGGCACCTGATCGACGACGCCTTCCTTGCCGCCATGCCCGACGGCGCCCTGCTGGTGAACATGGCCCGCGGCCCGGTCGCGGACACCGCTGCCCTGGTCAAGCACACCGCCGCCGGCCGGATCCGCGCGGCGCTGGATGTCACCGACCCCGAGCCGCTGCCGCAGGACCACCCGCTGTGGACCACCCCCGGGGTCATCATCAGCCCGCACGTCGGCGGAGCCAGCGCGGCCATGCGTCCGCGGATGGGGAAGTTGCTGCAGCGCCAGATCGAGCTCATGCTCGCGGGCGAACCGCCGGTGAACGTGGTGCTGGGCGGCTGA
- a CDS encoding NmrA family NAD(P)-binding protein, which translates to MTTTAVLVAGATGDLGRRLVRELLLHDTQVRVLTRPGSSNRAKELFGEDRRVDILEADYTDPAALASAVSGIDAVVSAVSGTRPVIVDTQRALLSAAVSAGVPRFIPSDYSADYRRITVGSNRNFELRREFAADLDAAPIRATSVLNGAFMDMLTGQAPIVLFGRRRVLFWSSPDQVLDFTTKDDVARTTTHVALDKDAPRVIEVAGDRVTARGLADLMTELTGSRFKLQWAGTAGSLSLMSKAMRRLSGSADETFPAWQGMQYLVNMFSGQAQLQHVDNSRYGHQQWTTVRDVLSAHLASRGALGRD; encoded by the coding sequence ATGACCACCACAGCAGTCCTCGTCGCCGGCGCAACCGGTGACCTCGGCCGGCGGCTTGTTCGCGAGCTACTCCTCCACGACACCCAGGTCCGGGTGCTGACCCGCCCCGGCAGTAGCAACCGGGCTAAGGAACTTTTTGGCGAAGATCGGCGGGTCGACATTCTCGAGGCCGACTACACGGACCCGGCCGCGCTCGCCTCCGCCGTCTCGGGTATCGACGCCGTCGTCTCCGCCGTGAGCGGCACCCGGCCGGTCATTGTCGACACGCAGCGGGCTTTGCTCAGTGCCGCCGTCAGCGCAGGAGTCCCCCGGTTCATTCCGTCAGATTATTCCGCAGACTACCGCCGGATCACCGTGGGCAGCAACCGCAACTTCGAGCTCCGCCGGGAGTTCGCCGCAGATCTGGACGCAGCACCCATCCGGGCAACCTCGGTCCTGAACGGCGCGTTCATGGACATGCTCACCGGTCAGGCCCCGATCGTCCTGTTCGGTCGCCGGCGCGTCCTTTTCTGGTCCTCCCCCGATCAGGTCCTCGACTTCACCACCAAGGACGACGTCGCCCGCACTACCACACACGTCGCGCTCGATAAGGATGCTCCCCGCGTCATCGAGGTTGCCGGCGACCGCGTAACGGCGCGAGGGCTGGCGGACCTGATGACGGAACTCACCGGCAGCCGCTTCAAACTGCAGTGGGCCGGTACCGCAGGCTCCCTCTCACTGATGAGCAAGGCAATGCGGCGCCTCTCCGGAAGCGCCGACGAAACGTTCCCCGCCTGGCAAGGCATGCAGTACCTCGTCAACATGTTCAGCGGGCAGGCGCAGCTGCAACACGTCGACAACTCGCGCTACGGACACCAGCAGTGGACCACGGTCCGTGATGTCCTCAGCGCTCATCTGGCCTCGCGAGGTGCTCTCGGCCGGGACTAG